In the genome of Drosophila yakuba strain Tai18E2 chromosome 3R, Prin_Dyak_Tai18E2_2.1, whole genome shotgun sequence, one region contains:
- the LOC6535653 gene encoding protein nanos isoform X1, with the protein MFRSNLESSGAAAVGFKNHPSLTLIGKIFSPQDNFSAFHARGGLNMLGLQDMYLDTSGANSSATLSPPSTPLTPLTPDPTTAAQTTHFPFLADSAAAANTLLLQRQYHYHLLLQQQQQQLALAQHQLALAASAAAASANHQQKDEIARSLKIFAQVTTGAAENAAGSVQDVMQEFATNGYASDDLSRFAYGSTPPQPQTPPPSQQQQGMHLPLGRSPVQLQSNGANLMSNPLATHWLNNYREQLNNVWRNMSYMPAASSTVGLQAQAQAQVQAAATVSPNLGVGMGLGLPVQADQLRGASNPTNNNNKVYKRYNSKVKEISRHCVFCENNNEPEAVVNSHTVRDNFNRVLCPKLRTYVCPICGASGDSAHTIKYCPKKPIITMEDAIKAESFRLAKSSYYKQQMKV; encoded by the exons ATGTTCCGGAGCAACTTGGAAAGCAGTGGCGCAGCAGCAGTAGGTTTTAAAAATCACCCTTCTTTGACTCTGATTGGAAAGATTTTCTCCCCGCAGGATaatttttctgcttttcaCGCAAGAGGAGGACTCAACATGTTGGGTCTGCAAGACATGTACTTGGACACCAGTGGAGCCAACTCGTCGGCCACTTTGAGTCCGCCCAGCACCCCTCTTACGCCGCTGACCCCCGACCCGACGACGGCTGCTCAAACGACGCACTTTCCTTTTCTGGCCGACAGCGCAGCCGCCGCCAATACACTCCTGCTACAACGACAGTACCACTACCACTTgctgctccagcagcagcaacaacaactggccCTGGCGCAGCACCAATTGGCGCTGGCTGCATCAGCGGCAGCGGCTAGTGCGAATCACCAGCAAAAGGACGAAATTGCGCGATCCTTGAAAATCTTTGCGCAGGTGACGACGGGCGCAGCAG AAAATGCGGCTGGATCGGTGCAGGACGTGATGCAGGAGTTCGCAACCAACGGCTATGCGAGCGATGATCTCAGCCGCTTTGCCTACGGGAGTACTCCGCCACAGCCGCAGACGCCACCGCCatcgcagcaacagcaggggATGCATCTGCCACTGGGCCGCAGTCCTGTCCAGCTGCAGTCCAATGGAGCGAACTTAATGTCAAATCCACTCGCCACCCATTGGCTGAACAACTACCGCGAGCAGCTGAACAACGTGTGGCGGAACATGTCTTACATGCCAGCCGCCTCCAGTACAGTGGGCTTGCAGGCCCAGGCTCAGGCTCAGGTCCAAGCAGCGGCCACCGTGTCTCCCAATCTCGGCGTAGGAATGGGTCTGGGATTGCCCGTGCAGGCCGACCAGCTGCGCGGAGCTTCTAATCCCactaacaacaataacaaggtGTACAAGCGATACAACAGCAAGGTCAAAGAG ATCAGCCGCCACTGCGTTTTTTGTGAAAATAACAACGAACCAGAGGCGGTGGTCAACAGCCACACAGTGCGAGACAACTTCAACCGAGTGCTGTGCCCCAAACTACGCACCTATGTGTGCCCTATCTGTGGGGCATCTGGGGACTCGGCGCACACTATTAAGTACTGCCCCAAGAAACCGATCATCACCATGGAGGATGCGATCAAGGCGGAATCGTTCCGCCTAGCCAAGAGCAGTTACTACAAGCAACAGATGAAGGTTTAG
- the LOC6535652 gene encoding mitochondrial import inner membrane translocase subunit TIM44 isoform X1, with product MIRMTVRNSKCSFSKFSTDCISIVDISKFFGRKRAFDKMRATSCRPIPLINFRIVRCFYRPRRLNKYYDIYRIAALARDRACLFTCQQASQNLQQQQVRVWVIKPHGATVLSHDSTPQPRFYSAPGRRAGFFSQFFDNMKAEMDKNKEIKDNIRKFREEAQKLEESDALKSARQKFNIVESEAQKSSSMLKEQLGAIKERVGDVLEDASKSDLAKKVTEELSKKAKGVSESISDTSGKLGQTTAFQAISNTTTTIKKEMDSASIENRVYRAPAQLRKRVQLDMSDSDRVVEPNTEATGMELHKDSKFYESWENFKNNNTYVNKVLDWKVKYDESENPVIRASRLLTDKVSDVMGGLFSKTELSETMTELVKIDPSFDQKDFLRDCETDIIPNILESIVRGDLEILKDWCFESTFNIIANPIKEAKKAGLYLDSKILDIENIELAMGKVMEQGPVLIITFQAQQIMCVRDQKSQVVEGDPEKVMRVHYVWVLCRDRNELNPKAAWRLMELSANSSEQFV from the exons atGATACGAATGACAGTTCGAAATTCAAAGTGTTCTTTTTCAAAATTTAGTACAGATTGTATATCAATTGTAGATATATCGAAATTTTTCGGCCGCAAACGAGCATTTGACAAAATGAGGGCGACCAGTTGCAGACCAATTCCATTGATCAACTTTCGGATTGTGAGATGTTTCTATCGGCCACGACGATTGAACAAGTATTACGATATT TACAGAATAGCTGCCCTTGCGCGGGATCGCGCCTGTCTCTTCACTTGCCAGCAGGCCTCGCAGaacctgcagcagcagcaggttaGAGTTTGGGTCATAAAACCCCATGGTGCAACCGTGCTAAGTCATGACTCTACTCCGCAGCCCCGCTTTTACAGCGCGCCAGGTCGCAGGGCCGGCTTTTTCTCGCAGTTCTTCGACAACATGAAAGCGGAGATGGATAAGAACAAGGAGATCAAGGACAATATCCGAAAGTTCCGCGAGGAGGCCCAGAAGCTGGAGGAATCGGACGCCCTGAAGTCGGCGCGACAGAAGTTTAACATTGTCGAATCGGAGGCGCAAAAGTCGTCTAGCATGCTGAAGGAGCAGCTGGGCGCTATCAAGGAGCGCGTAGGCGATGTCCTGGAGGACGCCAGCAAATCGGACCTGGCCAAAAAGGTTACCGAGGAGCTCTCGAAAAAGGCCAAGGGGGTCAGCGAATCGATCTCCGACACCAGTGGCAAGCTGGGCCAGACCACCGCTTTCCAAGCCATCTCTAACACGACGACGACTATCAAGAAGGAGATGGATAGTGCGAGCATAGAAAATCGGGTCTATCGCGCTCCTGCCCAGTTGCGCAAGCGCGTCCAGCTCGACATGAGCGATAGCGATCGCGTTGTGGAGCCCAACACGGAAGCAACTG GAATGGAGCTGCACAAGGACTCAAAATTCTACGAGTCGTGGGAGAACTTCAAGAACAATAATACCTACGTGAACAAGGTGCTTGACTGGAAGGTTAAATACGACGAGTCTGAGAACCCTGTGATTCGTGCCTCCCGCCTGCTCACCGACAAAGTGTCTGACGTCATGGGCGGACTCTTTTCCAAGACGGAGCTTTCAGAAACGATGACGGAGCTGGTGAAGATCGATCCGAGCTTCGATCAGAAGGATTTCCTTCGCGACTGCGAAACGGATATCATTCCAAATATTCTGGAGTCGATTGTCCGGGGAGACTTAGAGATACTGAAGGACTGGTGCTTTGAGAGCACTTTCAATATTATCGCCAATCCCATTAAGGAGGCTAAGAAGGCTGGACTGTACCTGGACTCCAAGATCCTCGACATCGAGAATATCGAACTGGCAATGGGCAAGGTTATGGAGCAGGGTCCCGTACTGATCATCACGTTCCAAGCCCAGCAGATTATGTGTGTGCGGGACCAGAAGAGTCAGGTCGTCGAGGGCGATCCGGAGAAGGTGATGCGGGTACACTACGTCTGGGTGCTGTGCCGCGACCGCAACGAACTCAACCCCAAGGCTGCCTGGCGGTTGATGGAGCTGTCCGCCAACAGCTCGGAGCAATTTGTTTAG
- the LOC6535653 gene encoding protein nanos isoform X2 produces the protein MFRSNLESSGAAADNFSAFHARGGLNMLGLQDMYLDTSGANSSATLSPPSTPLTPLTPDPTTAAQTTHFPFLADSAAAANTLLLQRQYHYHLLLQQQQQQLALAQHQLALAASAAAASANHQQKDEIARSLKIFAQVTTGAAENAAGSVQDVMQEFATNGYASDDLSRFAYGSTPPQPQTPPPSQQQQGMHLPLGRSPVQLQSNGANLMSNPLATHWLNNYREQLNNVWRNMSYMPAASSTVGLQAQAQAQVQAAATVSPNLGVGMGLGLPVQADQLRGASNPTNNNNKVYKRYNSKVKEISRHCVFCENNNEPEAVVNSHTVRDNFNRVLCPKLRTYVCPICGASGDSAHTIKYCPKKPIITMEDAIKAESFRLAKSSYYKQQMKV, from the exons ATGTTCCGGAGCAACTTGGAAAGCAGTGGCGCAGCAGCA GATaatttttctgcttttcaCGCAAGAGGAGGACTCAACATGTTGGGTCTGCAAGACATGTACTTGGACACCAGTGGAGCCAACTCGTCGGCCACTTTGAGTCCGCCCAGCACCCCTCTTACGCCGCTGACCCCCGACCCGACGACGGCTGCTCAAACGACGCACTTTCCTTTTCTGGCCGACAGCGCAGCCGCCGCCAATACACTCCTGCTACAACGACAGTACCACTACCACTTgctgctccagcagcagcaacaacaactggccCTGGCGCAGCACCAATTGGCGCTGGCTGCATCAGCGGCAGCGGCTAGTGCGAATCACCAGCAAAAGGACGAAATTGCGCGATCCTTGAAAATCTTTGCGCAGGTGACGACGGGCGCAGCAG AAAATGCGGCTGGATCGGTGCAGGACGTGATGCAGGAGTTCGCAACCAACGGCTATGCGAGCGATGATCTCAGCCGCTTTGCCTACGGGAGTACTCCGCCACAGCCGCAGACGCCACCGCCatcgcagcaacagcaggggATGCATCTGCCACTGGGCCGCAGTCCTGTCCAGCTGCAGTCCAATGGAGCGAACTTAATGTCAAATCCACTCGCCACCCATTGGCTGAACAACTACCGCGAGCAGCTGAACAACGTGTGGCGGAACATGTCTTACATGCCAGCCGCCTCCAGTACAGTGGGCTTGCAGGCCCAGGCTCAGGCTCAGGTCCAAGCAGCGGCCACCGTGTCTCCCAATCTCGGCGTAGGAATGGGTCTGGGATTGCCCGTGCAGGCCGACCAGCTGCGCGGAGCTTCTAATCCCactaacaacaataacaaggtGTACAAGCGATACAACAGCAAGGTCAAAGAG ATCAGCCGCCACTGCGTTTTTTGTGAAAATAACAACGAACCAGAGGCGGTGGTCAACAGCCACACAGTGCGAGACAACTTCAACCGAGTGCTGTGCCCCAAACTACGCACCTATGTGTGCCCTATCTGTGGGGCATCTGGGGACTCGGCGCACACTATTAAGTACTGCCCCAAGAAACCGATCATCACCATGGAGGATGCGATCAAGGCGGAATCGTTCCGCCTAGCCAAGAGCAGTTACTACAAGCAACAGATGAAGGTTTAG
- the LOC6535652 gene encoding mitochondrial import inner membrane translocase subunit TIM44 isoform X5 gives MYRIAALARDRACLFTCQQASQNLQQQQPRFYSAPGRRAGFFSQFFDNMKAEMDKNKEIKDNIRKFREEAQKLEESDALKSARQKFNIVESEAQKSSSMLKEQLGAIKERVGDVLEDASKSDLAKKVTEELSKKAKGVSESISDTSGKLGQTTAFQAISNTTTTIKKEMDSASIENRVYRAPAQLRKRVQLDMSDSDRVVEPNTEATGMELHKDSKFYESWENFKNNNTYVNKVLDWKVKYDESENPVIRASRLLTDKVSDVMGGLFSKTELSETMTELVKIDPSFDQKDFLRDCETDIIPNILESIVRGDLEILKDWCFESTFNIIANPIKEAKKAGLYLDSKILDIENIELAMGKVMEQGPVLIITFQAQQIMCVRDQKSQVVEGDPEKVMRVHYVWVLCRDRNELNPKAAWRLMELSANSSEQFV, from the exons ATG TACAGAATAGCTGCCCTTGCGCGGGATCGCGCCTGTCTCTTCACTTGCCAGCAGGCCTCGCAGaacctgcagcagcagcag CCCCGCTTTTACAGCGCGCCAGGTCGCAGGGCCGGCTTTTTCTCGCAGTTCTTCGACAACATGAAAGCGGAGATGGATAAGAACAAGGAGATCAAGGACAATATCCGAAAGTTCCGCGAGGAGGCCCAGAAGCTGGAGGAATCGGACGCCCTGAAGTCGGCGCGACAGAAGTTTAACATTGTCGAATCGGAGGCGCAAAAGTCGTCTAGCATGCTGAAGGAGCAGCTGGGCGCTATCAAGGAGCGCGTAGGCGATGTCCTGGAGGACGCCAGCAAATCGGACCTGGCCAAAAAGGTTACCGAGGAGCTCTCGAAAAAGGCCAAGGGGGTCAGCGAATCGATCTCCGACACCAGTGGCAAGCTGGGCCAGACCACCGCTTTCCAAGCCATCTCTAACACGACGACGACTATCAAGAAGGAGATGGATAGTGCGAGCATAGAAAATCGGGTCTATCGCGCTCCTGCCCAGTTGCGCAAGCGCGTCCAGCTCGACATGAGCGATAGCGATCGCGTTGTGGAGCCCAACACGGAAGCAACTG GAATGGAGCTGCACAAGGACTCAAAATTCTACGAGTCGTGGGAGAACTTCAAGAACAATAATACCTACGTGAACAAGGTGCTTGACTGGAAGGTTAAATACGACGAGTCTGAGAACCCTGTGATTCGTGCCTCCCGCCTGCTCACCGACAAAGTGTCTGACGTCATGGGCGGACTCTTTTCCAAGACGGAGCTTTCAGAAACGATGACGGAGCTGGTGAAGATCGATCCGAGCTTCGATCAGAAGGATTTCCTTCGCGACTGCGAAACGGATATCATTCCAAATATTCTGGAGTCGATTGTCCGGGGAGACTTAGAGATACTGAAGGACTGGTGCTTTGAGAGCACTTTCAATATTATCGCCAATCCCATTAAGGAGGCTAAGAAGGCTGGACTGTACCTGGACTCCAAGATCCTCGACATCGAGAATATCGAACTGGCAATGGGCAAGGTTATGGAGCAGGGTCCCGTACTGATCATCACGTTCCAAGCCCAGCAGATTATGTGTGTGCGGGACCAGAAGAGTCAGGTCGTCGAGGGCGATCCGGAGAAGGTGATGCGGGTACACTACGTCTGGGTGCTGTGCCGCGACCGCAACGAACTCAACCCCAAGGCTGCCTGGCGGTTGATGGAGCTGTCCGCCAACAGCTCGGAGCAATTTGTTTAG
- the LOC6535652 gene encoding mitochondrial import inner membrane translocase subunit TIM44 isoform X4 gives MYRIAALARDRACLFTCQQASQNLQQQQVRVWVIKPHGATVLSHDSTPQPRFYSAPGRRAGFFSQFFDNMKAEMDKNKEIKDNIRKFREEAQKLEESDALKSARQKFNIVESEAQKSSSMLKEQLGAIKERVGDVLEDASKSDLAKKVTEELSKKAKGVSESISDTSGKLGQTTAFQAISNTTTTIKKEMDSASIENRVYRAPAQLRKRVQLDMSDSDRVVEPNTEATGMELHKDSKFYESWENFKNNNTYVNKVLDWKVKYDESENPVIRASRLLTDKVSDVMGGLFSKTELSETMTELVKIDPSFDQKDFLRDCETDIIPNILESIVRGDLEILKDWCFESTFNIIANPIKEAKKAGLYLDSKILDIENIELAMGKVMEQGPVLIITFQAQQIMCVRDQKSQVVEGDPEKVMRVHYVWVLCRDRNELNPKAAWRLMELSANSSEQFV, from the exons ATG TACAGAATAGCTGCCCTTGCGCGGGATCGCGCCTGTCTCTTCACTTGCCAGCAGGCCTCGCAGaacctgcagcagcagcaggttaGAGTTTGGGTCATAAAACCCCATGGTGCAACCGTGCTAAGTCATGACTCTACTCCGCAGCCCCGCTTTTACAGCGCGCCAGGTCGCAGGGCCGGCTTTTTCTCGCAGTTCTTCGACAACATGAAAGCGGAGATGGATAAGAACAAGGAGATCAAGGACAATATCCGAAAGTTCCGCGAGGAGGCCCAGAAGCTGGAGGAATCGGACGCCCTGAAGTCGGCGCGACAGAAGTTTAACATTGTCGAATCGGAGGCGCAAAAGTCGTCTAGCATGCTGAAGGAGCAGCTGGGCGCTATCAAGGAGCGCGTAGGCGATGTCCTGGAGGACGCCAGCAAATCGGACCTGGCCAAAAAGGTTACCGAGGAGCTCTCGAAAAAGGCCAAGGGGGTCAGCGAATCGATCTCCGACACCAGTGGCAAGCTGGGCCAGACCACCGCTTTCCAAGCCATCTCTAACACGACGACGACTATCAAGAAGGAGATGGATAGTGCGAGCATAGAAAATCGGGTCTATCGCGCTCCTGCCCAGTTGCGCAAGCGCGTCCAGCTCGACATGAGCGATAGCGATCGCGTTGTGGAGCCCAACACGGAAGCAACTG GAATGGAGCTGCACAAGGACTCAAAATTCTACGAGTCGTGGGAGAACTTCAAGAACAATAATACCTACGTGAACAAGGTGCTTGACTGGAAGGTTAAATACGACGAGTCTGAGAACCCTGTGATTCGTGCCTCCCGCCTGCTCACCGACAAAGTGTCTGACGTCATGGGCGGACTCTTTTCCAAGACGGAGCTTTCAGAAACGATGACGGAGCTGGTGAAGATCGATCCGAGCTTCGATCAGAAGGATTTCCTTCGCGACTGCGAAACGGATATCATTCCAAATATTCTGGAGTCGATTGTCCGGGGAGACTTAGAGATACTGAAGGACTGGTGCTTTGAGAGCACTTTCAATATTATCGCCAATCCCATTAAGGAGGCTAAGAAGGCTGGACTGTACCTGGACTCCAAGATCCTCGACATCGAGAATATCGAACTGGCAATGGGCAAGGTTATGGAGCAGGGTCCCGTACTGATCATCACGTTCCAAGCCCAGCAGATTATGTGTGTGCGGGACCAGAAGAGTCAGGTCGTCGAGGGCGATCCGGAGAAGGTGATGCGGGTACACTACGTCTGGGTGCTGTGCCGCGACCGCAACGAACTCAACCCCAAGGCTGCCTGGCGGTTGATGGAGCTGTCCGCCAACAGCTCGGAGCAATTTGTTTAG
- the LOC6535652 gene encoding mitochondrial import inner membrane translocase subunit TIM44 isoform X3 yields the protein MIRMTVRNSKCSFSKFSTDCISIVDISKFFGRKRAFDKMRATSCRPIPLINFRIVRCFYRPRRLNKYYDIPRFYSAPGRRAGFFSQFFDNMKAEMDKNKEIKDNIRKFREEAQKLEESDALKSARQKFNIVESEAQKSSSMLKEQLGAIKERVGDVLEDASKSDLAKKVTEELSKKAKGVSESISDTSGKLGQTTAFQAISNTTTTIKKEMDSASIENRVYRAPAQLRKRVQLDMSDSDRVVEPNTEATGMELHKDSKFYESWENFKNNNTYVNKVLDWKVKYDESENPVIRASRLLTDKVSDVMGGLFSKTELSETMTELVKIDPSFDQKDFLRDCETDIIPNILESIVRGDLEILKDWCFESTFNIIANPIKEAKKAGLYLDSKILDIENIELAMGKVMEQGPVLIITFQAQQIMCVRDQKSQVVEGDPEKVMRVHYVWVLCRDRNELNPKAAWRLMELSANSSEQFV from the exons atGATACGAATGACAGTTCGAAATTCAAAGTGTTCTTTTTCAAAATTTAGTACAGATTGTATATCAATTGTAGATATATCGAAATTTTTCGGCCGCAAACGAGCATTTGACAAAATGAGGGCGACCAGTTGCAGACCAATTCCATTGATCAACTTTCGGATTGTGAGATGTTTCTATCGGCCACGACGATTGAACAAGTATTACGATATT CCCCGCTTTTACAGCGCGCCAGGTCGCAGGGCCGGCTTTTTCTCGCAGTTCTTCGACAACATGAAAGCGGAGATGGATAAGAACAAGGAGATCAAGGACAATATCCGAAAGTTCCGCGAGGAGGCCCAGAAGCTGGAGGAATCGGACGCCCTGAAGTCGGCGCGACAGAAGTTTAACATTGTCGAATCGGAGGCGCAAAAGTCGTCTAGCATGCTGAAGGAGCAGCTGGGCGCTATCAAGGAGCGCGTAGGCGATGTCCTGGAGGACGCCAGCAAATCGGACCTGGCCAAAAAGGTTACCGAGGAGCTCTCGAAAAAGGCCAAGGGGGTCAGCGAATCGATCTCCGACACCAGTGGCAAGCTGGGCCAGACCACCGCTTTCCAAGCCATCTCTAACACGACGACGACTATCAAGAAGGAGATGGATAGTGCGAGCATAGAAAATCGGGTCTATCGCGCTCCTGCCCAGTTGCGCAAGCGCGTCCAGCTCGACATGAGCGATAGCGATCGCGTTGTGGAGCCCAACACGGAAGCAACTG GAATGGAGCTGCACAAGGACTCAAAATTCTACGAGTCGTGGGAGAACTTCAAGAACAATAATACCTACGTGAACAAGGTGCTTGACTGGAAGGTTAAATACGACGAGTCTGAGAACCCTGTGATTCGTGCCTCCCGCCTGCTCACCGACAAAGTGTCTGACGTCATGGGCGGACTCTTTTCCAAGACGGAGCTTTCAGAAACGATGACGGAGCTGGTGAAGATCGATCCGAGCTTCGATCAGAAGGATTTCCTTCGCGACTGCGAAACGGATATCATTCCAAATATTCTGGAGTCGATTGTCCGGGGAGACTTAGAGATACTGAAGGACTGGTGCTTTGAGAGCACTTTCAATATTATCGCCAATCCCATTAAGGAGGCTAAGAAGGCTGGACTGTACCTGGACTCCAAGATCCTCGACATCGAGAATATCGAACTGGCAATGGGCAAGGTTATGGAGCAGGGTCCCGTACTGATCATCACGTTCCAAGCCCAGCAGATTATGTGTGTGCGGGACCAGAAGAGTCAGGTCGTCGAGGGCGATCCGGAGAAGGTGATGCGGGTACACTACGTCTGGGTGCTGTGCCGCGACCGCAACGAACTCAACCCCAAGGCTGCCTGGCGGTTGATGGAGCTGTCCGCCAACAGCTCGGAGCAATTTGTTTAG
- the LOC6535652 gene encoding mitochondrial import inner membrane translocase subunit TIM44 isoform X2 gives MIRMTVRNSKCSFSKFSTDCISIVDISKFFGRKRAFDKMRATSCRPIPLINFRIVRCFYRPRRLNKYYDIYRIAALARDRACLFTCQQASQNLQQQQPRFYSAPGRRAGFFSQFFDNMKAEMDKNKEIKDNIRKFREEAQKLEESDALKSARQKFNIVESEAQKSSSMLKEQLGAIKERVGDVLEDASKSDLAKKVTEELSKKAKGVSESISDTSGKLGQTTAFQAISNTTTTIKKEMDSASIENRVYRAPAQLRKRVQLDMSDSDRVVEPNTEATGMELHKDSKFYESWENFKNNNTYVNKVLDWKVKYDESENPVIRASRLLTDKVSDVMGGLFSKTELSETMTELVKIDPSFDQKDFLRDCETDIIPNILESIVRGDLEILKDWCFESTFNIIANPIKEAKKAGLYLDSKILDIENIELAMGKVMEQGPVLIITFQAQQIMCVRDQKSQVVEGDPEKVMRVHYVWVLCRDRNELNPKAAWRLMELSANSSEQFV, from the exons atGATACGAATGACAGTTCGAAATTCAAAGTGTTCTTTTTCAAAATTTAGTACAGATTGTATATCAATTGTAGATATATCGAAATTTTTCGGCCGCAAACGAGCATTTGACAAAATGAGGGCGACCAGTTGCAGACCAATTCCATTGATCAACTTTCGGATTGTGAGATGTTTCTATCGGCCACGACGATTGAACAAGTATTACGATATT TACAGAATAGCTGCCCTTGCGCGGGATCGCGCCTGTCTCTTCACTTGCCAGCAGGCCTCGCAGaacctgcagcagcagcag CCCCGCTTTTACAGCGCGCCAGGTCGCAGGGCCGGCTTTTTCTCGCAGTTCTTCGACAACATGAAAGCGGAGATGGATAAGAACAAGGAGATCAAGGACAATATCCGAAAGTTCCGCGAGGAGGCCCAGAAGCTGGAGGAATCGGACGCCCTGAAGTCGGCGCGACAGAAGTTTAACATTGTCGAATCGGAGGCGCAAAAGTCGTCTAGCATGCTGAAGGAGCAGCTGGGCGCTATCAAGGAGCGCGTAGGCGATGTCCTGGAGGACGCCAGCAAATCGGACCTGGCCAAAAAGGTTACCGAGGAGCTCTCGAAAAAGGCCAAGGGGGTCAGCGAATCGATCTCCGACACCAGTGGCAAGCTGGGCCAGACCACCGCTTTCCAAGCCATCTCTAACACGACGACGACTATCAAGAAGGAGATGGATAGTGCGAGCATAGAAAATCGGGTCTATCGCGCTCCTGCCCAGTTGCGCAAGCGCGTCCAGCTCGACATGAGCGATAGCGATCGCGTTGTGGAGCCCAACACGGAAGCAACTG GAATGGAGCTGCACAAGGACTCAAAATTCTACGAGTCGTGGGAGAACTTCAAGAACAATAATACCTACGTGAACAAGGTGCTTGACTGGAAGGTTAAATACGACGAGTCTGAGAACCCTGTGATTCGTGCCTCCCGCCTGCTCACCGACAAAGTGTCTGACGTCATGGGCGGACTCTTTTCCAAGACGGAGCTTTCAGAAACGATGACGGAGCTGGTGAAGATCGATCCGAGCTTCGATCAGAAGGATTTCCTTCGCGACTGCGAAACGGATATCATTCCAAATATTCTGGAGTCGATTGTCCGGGGAGACTTAGAGATACTGAAGGACTGGTGCTTTGAGAGCACTTTCAATATTATCGCCAATCCCATTAAGGAGGCTAAGAAGGCTGGACTGTACCTGGACTCCAAGATCCTCGACATCGAGAATATCGAACTGGCAATGGGCAAGGTTATGGAGCAGGGTCCCGTACTGATCATCACGTTCCAAGCCCAGCAGATTATGTGTGTGCGGGACCAGAAGAGTCAGGTCGTCGAGGGCGATCCGGAGAAGGTGATGCGGGTACACTACGTCTGGGTGCTGTGCCGCGACCGCAACGAACTCAACCCCAAGGCTGCCTGGCGGTTGATGGAGCTGTCCGCCAACAGCTCGGAGCAATTTGTTTAG